One genomic region from Candidatus Saccharimonadia bacterium encodes:
- a CDS encoding carbohydrate kinase family protein, with the protein MKQLSPLVVSGSVAVDRIMSFKGHYSDYLRPEQLEALSVSILVDELYETHGGGGANICYSLALLGEEPVLLGSAGRESDGYMEQLANYGVNIEHVHRSHLPTATFHVITDGQQHQVGGFFPGAMGDSENLNFGPWKAKNPICIVSSHDPDGMRRQVAECVRWGLRLLYDVGQQVSNLPAEDLRAGLDAAELLMVNEYEMAMLAAKTGLEPADIKAQVPTVVTTLGGRGSVVEGLRVGTPVKVPAVKPVRVADPTGAGDAYRAGFVYGWRRGWEWEACAQLGATCAAYAVETDGTQGHTFDLAEVAARYETAFGAGLPED; encoded by the coding sequence ATGAAACAACTCTCCCCTCTTGTGGTGTCCGGGTCGGTCGCGGTGGATCGAATTATGAGTTTTAAAGGCCATTACAGCGATTACCTTCGGCCGGAGCAGCTTGAGGCGCTGTCGGTGTCGATTTTGGTGGATGAACTGTACGAAACGCACGGCGGCGGCGGGGCGAATATTTGCTACTCGCTGGCACTTTTGGGCGAGGAGCCGGTGCTGCTTGGCTCGGCTGGGCGCGAGTCGGATGGATACATGGAGCAGCTGGCCAATTACGGCGTCAATATCGAGCATGTGCATCGCAGCCATCTGCCGACGGCCACGTTCCACGTCATTACCGACGGCCAGCAGCATCAGGTGGGAGGATTTTTCCCGGGAGCGATGGGTGATAGTGAAAATTTGAATTTTGGCCCCTGGAAGGCTAAAAACCCAATTTGCATAGTGTCGTCGCACGATCCGGACGGCATGCGCCGGCAAGTGGCGGAATGTGTGCGATGGGGACTGCGGCTGCTGTACGACGTGGGGCAGCAGGTGAGCAACTTGCCGGCGGAAGATTTGCGGGCGGGGCTCGACGCGGCCGAATTGCTGATGGTGAACGAGTACGAAATGGCCATGCTGGCGGCCAAAACGGGGTTGGAGCCGGCCGACATTAAGGCCCAGGTGCCGACGGTGGTGACCACGCTGGGTGGGCGCGGCTCGGTGGTGGAGGGACTGCGCGTGGGCACGCCGGTGAAGGTACCGGCGGTGAAGCCGGTGCGCGTAGCCGACCCCACCGGCGCCGGCGATGCTTATCGCGCCGGGTTTGTGTACGGCTGGCGGCGTGGTTGGGAATGGGAGGCGTGCGCGCAGCTGGGCGCCACCTGCGCGGCGTACGCGGTAGAGACTGACGGCACGCAGGGGCACACGTTTGACCTGGCGGAGGTGGCGGCGCGTTACGAGACGGCGTTTGGCGCGGGGCTGCCGGAGGATTAG
- a CDS encoding inositol monophosphatase family protein, which produces MPIAPEFLTAASKRIRATLMELRPQLLQAHGAIEHELKDDASAVTEMDLLVEKRLHEALGELDPTIGLAGEETGADFDQETFWLVDPIDGTEPFIRGLPFSTNMIALIHHGEPIMSVIYNFFLDEYYHAVKGEGATMNGHPIHVSDRPMDRAYVVFGSKLKDPKLFGLTDRLRQRVLGLPQMAGAGYTYASIAAGQLDGLVAYNGRGKPWDHAPGTLLVREAGGRVENLFSPSYDYRNLELVAAAPSIFPELKQFFEDEISAVGK; this is translated from the coding sequence ATGCCCATCGCGCCTGAATTCCTTACCGCCGCCAGTAAGCGCATCCGCGCGACGCTCATGGAGCTGCGCCCGCAACTGCTGCAAGCTCACGGCGCCATCGAGCACGAGCTCAAAGACGACGCCTCGGCCGTCACCGAGATGGACCTCTTGGTCGAAAAGCGCCTCCACGAAGCCCTCGGCGAGCTCGATCCCACCATCGGCCTGGCCGGTGAAGAAACCGGCGCCGACTTCGATCAAGAAACCTTCTGGCTCGTCGACCCCATCGACGGCACCGAGCCGTTCATTCGCGGCCTGCCGTTTTCCACCAACATGATCGCGCTCATCCACCACGGCGAGCCCATTATGTCCGTCATCTACAACTTCTTTCTCGACGAGTATTACCACGCAGTAAAGGGGGAGGGTGCCACCATGAACGGCCACCCCATTCACGTTTCGGATCGCCCCATGGACCGGGCCTATGTAGTTTTCGGCTCCAAACTCAAGGACCCCAAGCTGTTCGGCCTCACCGACCGCCTCCGCCAGCGCGTTCTCGGCTTGCCGCAAATGGCTGGCGCAGGATACACCTACGCCTCCATCGCCGCCGGCCAGCTCGACGGCCTCGTGGCCTACAACGGCCGGGGCAAGCCCTGGGACCATGCTCCCGGCACACTCCTCGTACGCGAAGCCGGCGGCCGCGTCGAAAACCTTTTTAGCCCCAGCTACGACTACCGCAATCTCGAACTTGTAGCCGCCGCTCCCAGTATTTTCCCCGAACTCAAACAATTTTTCGAAGACGAAATTTCGGCCGTCGGCAAATAA
- the ahcY gene encoding adenosylhomocysteinase, giving the protein MTTNTDYKVADMDLAEWGRKEIRLAESEMPGLMSLRREFGSTKPLAGARIAGSLHMTIQTAVLIETLVELGAEVRWASCNIFSTQDQAAAAVAAAGVAVFAWKGESEDEYWWCMEQTLGFGDGQGPNLLLDDGGDLTKLVHEKHPELLDAIKGVSEETTTGVHNLHRMLERGELKLPAINVNDSVTKSKFDNKYGCRESLVDGIKRATDVMLAGKVAVVAGYGDVGKGCAQSLDSYGCRVLVTEIDPICALQAMMEGFEVVTMEHAAKLGDVFVTTTGCRDVITLGHMQVMKDTAIVCNIGHFDVEIQVAQLNAAPGVKKEALKPQVDVYTFADGHRIILLAEGRLVNLGCATGHPSFVMSTSFSNQVLAQLELWQKPHKVGVTRLPKELDEKVAVIHLEALGGRLSRLTEEQAEYLGAHRDGPFKPEHYRY; this is encoded by the coding sequence ATGACGACGAATACCGATTACAAAGTGGCCGATATGGACCTGGCTGAATGGGGCCGCAAAGAGATTCGCCTGGCCGAGAGCGAAATGCCGGGGCTCATGAGCCTGCGGCGGGAATTTGGCTCCACTAAGCCTCTGGCGGGTGCTCGCATTGCCGGAAGCTTGCACATGACGATTCAAACGGCGGTACTCATCGAGACGCTCGTGGAGCTGGGCGCCGAGGTGCGCTGGGCCAGCTGCAATATTTTTAGCACCCAAGACCAAGCGGCGGCAGCCGTGGCGGCGGCGGGGGTGGCGGTGTTTGCGTGGAAGGGTGAGAGCGAGGACGAGTACTGGTGGTGCATGGAGCAAACGCTAGGGTTTGGCGACGGCCAAGGGCCGAATTTGCTGCTCGACGACGGCGGGGACCTCACGAAACTGGTGCACGAGAAGCACCCGGAACTGCTGGATGCGATTAAGGGCGTGAGCGAAGAAACGACCACCGGCGTGCACAACTTGCACCGCATGCTGGAGCGCGGCGAGCTCAAATTGCCGGCGATCAACGTGAACGACTCGGTGACCAAGAGCAAATTCGACAACAAATACGGTTGCCGCGAGTCGCTGGTGGACGGCATTAAGCGCGCTACTGACGTGATGCTGGCCGGCAAAGTGGCGGTGGTGGCAGGGTACGGCGACGTGGGCAAGGGTTGCGCGCAGTCGCTGGATTCGTACGGCTGCCGCGTGCTCGTGACCGAGATCGACCCGATCTGTGCGCTGCAGGCGATGATGGAGGGCTTCGAGGTGGTGACGATGGAGCATGCGGCCAAGCTCGGCGATGTGTTTGTGACCACCACCGGCTGCCGCGACGTGATTACGCTTGGTCACATGCAGGTCATGAAAGACACGGCGATCGTGTGCAACATCGGGCACTTCGACGTGGAGATTCAGGTGGCGCAGCTGAATGCGGCGCCCGGCGTGAAAAAAGAGGCGCTGAAGCCGCAGGTGGATGTGTACACGTTTGCGGACGGCCACCGGATTATTTTGCTGGCCGAGGGGCGGCTCGTGAATTTGGGGTGCGCCACGGGGCACCCGTCGTTTGTGATGAGTACATCGTTTTCAAACCAGGTGCTGGCGCAGCTGGAGCTGTGGCAAAAACCGCACAAAGTAGGCGTGACGCGCCTGCCCAAGGAGCTCGACGAAAAGGTGGCGGTGATTCACCTCGAGGCGCTTGGCGGGCGGCTGAGCCGGCTCACCGAGGAACAAGCGGAGTACCTGGGAGCGCACCGCGACGGGCCGTTTAAGCCGGAGCATTATCGGTACTAG
- a CDS encoding cutinase family protein codes for MRLHHPRRPGRRPGPVATALAATAALVAATALALAAAPATSAGAAAAQPALAFVAYPPSSDHSAAPQAFLLPSGSTTPVQLTSDPSQRVEGVSLARDGSFAVVDLVSPTSNPLGDLYRVDVATKSLTRLTDRLGLESNPEIGPDQRTVTFHESQTTTPPGPGIDTLDLVTRSVTRVSPPDLDAISVPEGGASWSHDGTQLAYAVNLRAGPNAGGYAAIALNLATGIYTQHAVSTRALQSCAWTPDDGYLFCGGIAPGLLVINTRTEAFVSLSLDQSLTYADLRFANDWTLYGTVSSPGGEPHIRTMQVTNAGAGQITLGSPGGDFSPSLGDSGPVQPAPAGFDGSTPPTSTPPTTKPPGYRCGTVKFFGLRGSGEKNFEGEGMGATVDDVKVRMARAIPGLRFEAIGYPAVAIDLNNVVLTTAYVESEFDGREALLKVVRDFIAFCPTTYAVIAGYSQGAQAAGDAYELLSNSERKHIAGLILLGDPDFDPRDWRIDRGDYSDRLSGILVKFDQNAPRTIPRRWTPNVESYCTAGDPVCNYSKRNVSICTPITARLTCPHFQYVRRSWTADAARWASSNWRHLPPLR; via the coding sequence ATGCGATTGCATCACCCCCGTCGCCCCGGCCGCCGGCCTGGGCCCGTCGCAACGGCCCTTGCGGCCACCGCGGCTCTCGTCGCGGCCACCGCCCTCGCGCTCGCCGCCGCTCCGGCCACTTCCGCCGGTGCGGCCGCCGCGCAGCCGGCGCTGGCATTCGTGGCTTACCCTCCGAGCAGCGACCATTCGGCCGCACCCCAGGCGTTTCTGCTGCCCTCGGGTAGCACCACGCCGGTGCAACTCACGAGCGACCCCAGTCAACGGGTCGAGGGCGTCAGCCTCGCCCGCGACGGCTCATTCGCGGTAGTCGATCTTGTCAGCCCCACGAGCAACCCCCTGGGCGACCTCTATCGCGTCGACGTCGCCACCAAGAGCCTCACGCGGCTTACCGACCGCCTCGGGCTCGAATCCAACCCCGAGATCGGCCCAGACCAGCGAACCGTCACGTTCCACGAGTCCCAGACCACCACGCCGCCTGGTCCCGGCATCGACACGCTCGACCTCGTCACGAGATCCGTGACCCGCGTCAGTCCGCCGGACCTCGACGCCATCAGCGTCCCCGAGGGCGGCGCCAGTTGGTCCCACGACGGAACCCAGCTGGCCTACGCGGTCAATCTGCGCGCCGGACCCAATGCCGGCGGCTACGCGGCCATCGCGCTGAACCTGGCAACCGGCATCTACACCCAGCATGCCGTCAGTACCAGAGCCCTGCAATCCTGCGCCTGGACGCCCGACGATGGGTACCTGTTCTGTGGCGGGATCGCGCCTGGGCTGCTCGTGATCAATACGCGCACCGAGGCGTTCGTTTCGCTCTCGCTCGACCAGTCGCTGACATACGCCGATCTTCGGTTCGCCAACGACTGGACGCTCTACGGCACCGTTTCTTCGCCGGGCGGCGAACCGCACATCCGCACCATGCAGGTCACGAACGCTGGAGCCGGGCAGATCACCCTGGGCTCGCCCGGCGGCGACTTCTCGCCGAGTCTGGGTGACTCCGGCCCAGTGCAGCCGGCCCCCGCCGGCTTCGACGGGTCCACGCCGCCTACGAGCACACCACCCACAACAAAGCCTCCGGGCTACCGGTGCGGCACGGTGAAGTTCTTCGGCCTCCGGGGATCCGGGGAGAAGAATTTCGAAGGCGAGGGCATGGGCGCCACGGTCGACGACGTCAAGGTGCGCATGGCCCGGGCGATCCCCGGTCTGCGCTTCGAGGCGATCGGCTATCCGGCCGTTGCGATCGATCTGAACAACGTAGTTCTCACTACGGCCTACGTAGAAAGCGAGTTCGACGGGAGGGAAGCGCTCCTAAAGGTGGTGCGCGATTTCATCGCGTTCTGCCCCACAACCTACGCCGTAATCGCCGGTTACAGTCAGGGGGCGCAGGCGGCTGGTGACGCATACGAGCTGCTATCCAATTCCGAGCGCAAGCACATCGCCGGCCTCATTCTGCTCGGCGATCCCGACTTCGATCCGCGCGACTGGAGGATCGATCGCGGCGACTACAGCGACCGGCTGTCGGGCATCCTGGTGAAATTCGACCAGAATGCTCCGCGCACTATCCCTCGACGCTGGACGCCGAACGTTGAGAGCTATTGTACGGCCGGCGACCCGGTGTGCAACTACAGCAAGCGCAATGTCAGCATCTGCACGCCAATCACGGCTCGCCTGACGTGTCCACACTTCCAGTACGTGAGGAGGAGTTGGACCGCCGATGCCGCTCGATGGGCAAGTAGCAATTGGAGGCACCTACCACCCCTGAGGTAA